In Anas acuta chromosome 21, bAnaAcu1.1, whole genome shotgun sequence, one genomic interval encodes:
- the CITED4 gene encoding cbp/p300-interacting transactivator 4 isoform X2, with amino-acid sequence MAEHMMMSVSHGGAGLQSYRMGVSGLQGPPQHGQHVLRTLPAAGQMMPYGGAGMDGVMRPRPNLSGQMNHHQMQNAMMFNGPSQQQQYMGPVGTQQLMASMHLQKLNTQYQGHPLGMSNGPMGAGAQQYRVGPSQHPGMQHMPSPALTLNVMDTDLIDEEVLTSLVLELGLDRIQELPELFLGQNEFDFISDFVSKQQPSAISC; translated from the coding sequence ATGGCTGAGCACATGATGATGTCCGTGAGCCACGGCGGCGCCGGGCTGCAGAGCTACCGGATGGGTGTGAGTGGGCTGCAGGGACCACCGCAGCACGGGCAGCACGTGCTGAGGACGCTACCCGCAGCTGGCCAGATGATGCCGTACGGAGGGGCTGGAATGGATGGTGTGATGAGGCCGAGACCCAACCTCAGCGGACAGATGAACCACCACCAGATGCAGAACGCGATGATGTTCAACGGCCcgagccagcagcagcaatacATGGGGCCAGTGGGCACCCAGCAGCTCATGGCTAGCATGCACCTACAAAAACTCAACACCCAGTACCAGGGTCACCCGCTGGGTATGAGCAACGGGCCCATGGGAGCTGGTGCTCAGCAGTACAGAGTGGGGCCAAGCCAGCACCCAGGCATGCAGCACATGCCCTCACCAGCGCTGACCTTGAATGTTATGGACACTGATCTCATAGATGAGGAGGTTTTGACGTCCCTTGTCCTGGAACTGGGGTTGGACCGGATTCAGGAGCTGCCAGAGCTGTTCTTGGGACAAAACGAGTTCGACTTCATTTCAGACTTTGTTAGCAAACAGCAGCCCAGTGCCATCAGCTGTTGA
- the CITED4 gene encoding cbp/p300-interacting transactivator 4 isoform X1: MGGGGPGRAARPCQRLHKSGERRPAPGELRRPSGRWRSADPVQPQGPGAMAEHMMMSVSHGGAGLQSYRMGVSGLQGPPQHGQHVLRTLPAAGQMMPYGGAGMDGVMRPRPNLSGQMNHHQMQNAMMFNGPSQQQQYMGPVGTQQLMASMHLQKLNTQYQGHPLGMSNGPMGAGAQQYRVGPSQHPGMQHMPSPALTLNVMDTDLIDEEVLTSLVLELGLDRIQELPELFLGQNEFDFISDFVSKQQPSAISC, from the exons ATGGGTggcggggggccgggccgggcggcccGCCCCTGCCAGCGCCTCCATAAGAGCGGAGAGCGGCGCCCCGCGCCCGGCGAGCTGAGGCGGCCGAGCgggcgctggcggagcgcggACCCTGTGCAGCCCCAG GGGCCCGGAGCCATGGCTGAGCACATGATGATGTCCGTGAGCCACGGCGGCGCCGGGCTGCAGAGCTACCGGATGGGTGTGAGTGGGCTGCAGGGACCACCGCAGCACGGGCAGCACGTGCTGAGGACGCTACCCGCAGCTGGCCAGATGATGCCGTACGGAGGGGCTGGAATGGATGGTGTGATGAGGCCGAGACCCAACCTCAGCGGACAGATGAACCACCACCAGATGCAGAACGCGATGATGTTCAACGGCCcgagccagcagcagcaatacATGGGGCCAGTGGGCACCCAGCAGCTCATGGCTAGCATGCACCTACAAAAACTCAACACCCAGTACCAGGGTCACCCGCTGGGTATGAGCAACGGGCCCATGGGAGCTGGTGCTCAGCAGTACAGAGTGGGGCCAAGCCAGCACCCAGGCATGCAGCACATGCCCTCACCAGCGCTGACCTTGAATGTTATGGACACTGATCTCATAGATGAGGAGGTTTTGACGTCCCTTGTCCTGGAACTGGGGTTGGACCGGATTCAGGAGCTGCCAGAGCTGTTCTTGGGACAAAACGAGTTCGACTTCATTTCAGACTTTGTTAGCAAACAGCAGCCCAGTGCCATCAGCTGTTGA